Proteins found in one Acidobacteriota bacterium genomic segment:
- a CDS encoding HAD-IIB family hydrolase has protein sequence MNSPGLVVFSDLDGTLLDHATYGFDAARPALEALAALRVPLVFCSSKTRAEIEALRGAFGNHDPFVSENGSGIFIPRGYFPFRIPEARDLAGYSVVELGTRYEILRAAFQRMRTEGNIPMRGFGDMNTDEIARLCGYSKEQAEPARRREYDEPFILNDPAGEDTVRRMAAEAGLRIDRGGRFFHLTGPSDKGRAVRMLIEWFVRDRGPTTTVGIGDSLNDLPMLRVVDVPVLVARPGGVHDPAVQFDGLVLEKGVGPEGWRAAVLEILSRRP, from the coding sequence GTGAATTCTCCGGGACTTGTTGTCTTCTCGGATCTGGACGGGACTCTGCTCGACCATGCGACATACGGCTTTGATGCGGCCCGTCCCGCCCTCGAGGCGCTGGCCGCCCTTCGTGTGCCGCTTGTTTTCTGCTCCAGCAAGACGCGGGCGGAAATCGAAGCCTTGCGCGGGGCGTTCGGCAACCACGATCCCTTCGTTTCCGAAAACGGCAGCGGCATTTTCATCCCCAGGGGATATTTCCCGTTCCGGATTCCGGAGGCGCGGGATCTTGCGGGTTACTCCGTGGTCGAACTCGGGACCCGCTATGAGATATTGCGGGCTGCTTTTCAGAGGATGAGGACGGAAGGCAACATTCCGATGCGGGGTTTCGGAGATATGAACACGGATGAAATCGCCCGGCTCTGCGGGTATTCCAAGGAGCAGGCGGAGCCGGCCCGGCGGAGGGAATACGACGAACCCTTCATTCTGAACGATCCGGCCGGGGAAGATACGGTCCGCCGGATGGCCGCCGAAGCGGGCCTTCGCATCGACCGCGGGGGGCGGTTTTTTCATCTGACGGGACCGAGCGACAAAGGCCGCGCCGTTCGGATGCTCATCGAATGGTTTGTCCGGGACCGGGGGCCGACGACGACCGTCGGAATCGGCGACAGCCTCAACGATCTGCCGATGCTGCGGGTCGTCGATGTGCCGGTTCTCGTCGCCCGGCCGGGCGGGGTTCACGATCCCGCCGTGCAATTCGACGGCCTTGTCTTGGAAAAGGGCGTCGGGCCCGAAGGCTGGCGGGCGGCCGTTCTCGAAATTCTGTCCCGCCGCCCATAA
- a CDS encoding glycosyltransferase yields MTYFTALRGYTAKRIEEIRDADILVGIPCFNNDKTIAHVIQMLTHGLDKYYRDLKSVIFVADGGSTDDTREAAREFEIKPWQEKVVSIYRGPGGKGTALRSVFEAAQKLNVRACAVVDADLRSITSDWVHFLIDPVLKKDYHFVAPIYLRHKYDGTITNNIVYSLTRALYGKRIRQPIGGDFAFSRKVAEVYTAQDVWDTDVARFGIDIWMTTTAITQGFKICQSNLGVKIHDAKDPGEHLGPMFRQVVWILFSLMETFEPYWKKVRGSEPVETFGHRNHIEPEPISVNLEDLIDRFKVGYGQFSSLWKDLFSPESYAEIQRAAESGPADFQLVTDTWVRILYELAATFHAWPRNRFKIIELVTPLYYARVAHFVLRTKDMTSEEAESLIEEQTLSFERQKDYLIKIWDEKTEQAVRAAQS; encoded by the coding sequence TTGACATATTTCACGGCTTTACGGGGTTACACGGCGAAAAGAATCGAGGAGATCCGGGATGCCGACATTCTCGTCGGAATCCCATGCTTCAATAACGACAAAACGATTGCTCACGTCATCCAGATGCTGACCCACGGACTGGACAAATATTACCGCGATCTCAAATCCGTGATCTTCGTCGCCGACGGCGGATCAACCGACGACACACGGGAGGCGGCCCGGGAATTCGAAATCAAACCCTGGCAGGAAAAAGTCGTGTCCATCTATCGGGGTCCCGGCGGCAAAGGCACGGCTCTGCGTTCGGTCTTCGAGGCCGCCCAGAAACTCAATGTCAGAGCCTGCGCGGTGGTCGACGCCGATCTCCGGAGCATCACCTCGGATTGGGTTCACTTCCTGATCGACCCCGTCCTTAAGAAAGATTATCATTTCGTCGCCCCCATTTATCTCCGGCACAAGTACGACGGAACGATCACCAACAACATCGTCTACAGCCTGACCCGGGCCCTCTACGGCAAGCGCATCCGCCAGCCCATCGGCGGCGACTTCGCCTTTTCCCGCAAGGTCGCCGAGGTCTACACGGCCCAGGACGTCTGGGATACGGATGTGGCCCGCTTCGGCATCGACATCTGGATGACGACGACGGCCATCACCCAGGGGTTCAAGATCTGCCAGTCCAATCTCGGCGTCAAGATCCACGACGCCAAGGATCCGGGCGAGCATCTCGGCCCCATGTTCCGCCAGGTCGTCTGGATTCTCTTCTCGCTCATGGAGACGTTCGAGCCGTACTGGAAAAAGGTTCGGGGCAGCGAGCCGGTCGAAACGTTCGGACACCGGAACCATATCGAGCCGGAGCCGATTTCCGTGAATCTCGAAGATCTCATCGATCGTTTCAAGGTCGGCTACGGACAATTCTCCTCCCTGTGGAAGGATCTCTTCAGCCCTGAAAGCTATGCGGAAATCCAAAGAGCCGCCGAATCCGGTCCGGCCGACTTTCAGCTTGTGACCGACACCTGGGTCCGGATCCTCTATGAACTGGCCGCGACCTTCCATGCCTGGCCCCGGAACCGGTTCAAGATCATCGAGCTCGTCACGCCTCTCTACTACGCCCGCGTGGCTCATTTCGTCCTCCGGACCAAGGACATGACTTCGGAGGAGGCGGAAAGCCTGATCGAGGAACAGACCCTGAGTTTTGAGAGACAAAAAGACTATCTGATTAAAATTTGGGATGAAAAAACCGAGCAGGCCGTGAGGGCCGCGCAGAGCTGA
- a CDS encoding glycosyl transferase — translation MADFHHTGVITTFHRFGATDMARMEKELEEFGRSRPIALVLPMIPAEFQSPAIGRIVDHLKTVTYINEIVIPLGRTPDAETFEKTKAFFSVLPQRHRILWATGPGISDLYRLLSESELSAGDDGKGRSAWISYGYILSRGESKVIALHDCDIVNYSPEILGRLCYPVVSPHIDYAFCKGFYARVTDRMHGRVTRLFVTPVLRSLMKIFGSLPLLAYLDSFRYPLAGEFAMIAELARINRIPGDWGLEVETLCEVQRNYSPRRICQAEICETYEHKHQPLSAENPKTGLMKMSIDIAKSLFRNLAVEGAVLSDSVLHTLIINYQRTAKDAIKRYSDDSAINGLIFDSHQEAVMVEAFTRALQIAGREFLDDPLYSPLIPSWSRVTSAIPDFLERLHTVVERENA, via the coding sequence ATGGCGGATTTTCATCACACCGGAGTCATCACGACGTTTCACCGCTTCGGGGCGACGGACATGGCCCGCATGGAGAAAGAGCTGGAAGAATTCGGCCGGAGCCGGCCCATAGCTCTTGTCTTGCCCATGATCCCCGCCGAATTCCAGTCGCCGGCGATCGGACGGATCGTCGATCACCTCAAGACGGTGACGTACATTAACGAGATCGTCATCCCCCTGGGTCGAACACCGGACGCGGAGACATTCGAAAAGACCAAGGCATTTTTCTCCGTTCTCCCGCAGCGCCATCGGATCCTTTGGGCCACGGGTCCCGGGATTTCCGACCTCTACAGACTGCTTTCCGAAAGTGAACTGTCGGCCGGTGACGACGGCAAGGGGCGCTCGGCCTGGATCTCATACGGTTACATTCTCTCGCGCGGCGAAAGCAAGGTCATCGCCCTCCACGATTGCGACATCGTCAATTATTCGCCGGAAATCCTGGGCCGCCTGTGTTATCCGGTCGTCTCGCCTCACATCGACTATGCCTTCTGCAAGGGATTCTATGCCCGTGTGACCGACCGGATGCACGGCCGGGTCACGCGGCTGTTCGTCACGCCCGTCCTCCGGAGCCTGATGAAGATTTTCGGTTCCCTGCCGCTTCTTGCCTACCTGGACAGTTTTCGCTATCCCCTGGCCGGAGAGTTCGCCATGATCGCGGAACTGGCCCGGATCAACCGCATCCCCGGCGACTGGGGGCTCGAGGTCGAAACGCTGTGCGAGGTTCAGCGCAATTATTCGCCGCGGCGCATCTGTCAGGCCGAGATCTGCGAGACCTATGAACACAAGCACCAGCCGCTTTCGGCCGAGAACCCGAAAACAGGGTTGATGAAGATGTCCATCGACATCGCCAAGTCCCTGTTCCGCAACCTGGCCGTCGAAGGCGCCGTCCTCAGCGATTCGGTTCTGCACACCCTGATCATCAACTATCAACGGACGGCCAAGGACGCCATCAAGCGGTACAGCGACGATTCGGCCATCAACGGGCTGATCTTCGACAGCCATCAGGAAGCGGTCATGGTCGAAGCCTTCACGCGGGCGCTCCAGATCGCCGGCCGGGAATTCCTGGATGACCCGCTGTACTCGCCGCTCATCCCGAGCTGGAGCCGGGTGACCTCGGCCATCCCCGATTTCCTGGAGCGGCTCCATACCGTCGTCGAACGCGAAAACGCCTGA
- a CDS encoding TetR/AcrR family transcriptional regulator, translating to MDSTIFFSGEDTRKSEIVATCLRIVDQSGLKGLTVARIAREVGFVESALYRHFRSKRDILALILDETLKVAENQFREVGKKAGGGDQELRLMLDLHLDFLELYPGIFRIVYSDEIHMGEPELLDKLGALTEFLTASLEKIFRRGMRDGHFRRNLDPALAAIHFMGIIQVAFSFWTIKKRGPSLRDIGRGLMAQLMAGIAVPTPF from the coding sequence ATGGACAGCACAATATTTTTCAGCGGCGAAGACACCAGAAAAAGCGAGATCGTCGCGACCTGCCTCCGCATCGTCGATCAGAGCGGGCTCAAGGGGCTGACAGTGGCCCGCATCGCCCGCGAGGTCGGCTTCGTGGAGTCGGCCCTCTATCGGCATTTTCGTTCGAAGAGAGACATTCTGGCCCTGATTCTGGATGAAACCCTGAAAGTCGCCGAAAATCAGTTCCGGGAAGTCGGCAAGAAAGCCGGCGGCGGCGATCAGGAGCTCCGGCTCATGCTGGATCTCCACCTGGATTTTCTGGAACTCTATCCCGGAATCTTCCGGATCGTCTACTCGGATGAAATCCACATGGGAGAACCCGAACTGCTCGACAAGCTGGGCGCTCTGACGGAGTTTCTGACGGCCTCCCTGGAAAAGATCTTTCGCCGGGGGATGAGGGACGGGCATTTCCGGCGCAATCTCGATCCGGCCCTGGCGGCCATCCACTTTATGGGGATCATCCAGGTCGCCTTCTCCTTCTGGACCATCAAGAAACGCGGTCCCTCACTTCGGGATATCGGACGGGGGCTCATGGCGCAACTGATGGCCGGGATAGCCGTTCCGACCCCGTTTTAG